One stretch of Bacteroidota bacterium DNA includes these proteins:
- the guaA gene encoding glutamine-hydrolyzing GMP synthase gives MQEKIVILDFGSQYTQLIARRVRELNEYCEIYPFNKIPQIDENVKGVILSGSPFSVRQENAPSPDLSMIKGKLPLLGICYGAQYLAHTSGGEVMPSEHREYGRANLETIDATSDLLKSLTLNTQVWMSHGDTITKIPANFKIIASTSDVKVAAFKIEGENTYGIQFHPEVYHTTEGLKLLENFISGICHCTRSWTPASFIESTIAELKSKIGDDKVVLGLSGGVDSSVTAVLLHRAIGKNLTSIFVDNGLLRKNEFEKVLQSYKNMGLNVIGVNAKDKFLDDLSGVDEPEKKRKIIGRDFIEVFDAEAQKIKDVKWLAQGTIYPDVIESMSVNGPSAKIKSHHNVGGLPKTMKLKVIEPLHLLFKDEVRLVGTALGIDDVILKRHPFPGPGLAIRIIGKITREKVKILQEVDSIYIQGLRDSGLYDKVWQAGAILLPVQSVGVMGDERTYENVVALRAVSSTDGMTADWSHLPYEFLQKISNEIINNVKGVNRVVFDISSKPPATIEWE, from the coding sequence ATGCAGGAAAAAATTGTTATTCTCGATTTTGGCTCACAATACACCCAACTGATTGCCCGCCGGGTAAGAGAATTGAATGAGTATTGTGAAATTTATCCTTTTAATAAAATACCACAGATAGATGAAAATGTAAAAGGGGTTATTCTTTCGGGAAGCCCTTTTTCAGTGCGGCAAGAAAACGCTCCTTCTCCGGATCTTTCAATGATAAAAGGGAAACTTCCCTTACTGGGTATTTGTTATGGAGCTCAATATTTGGCCCACACCTCAGGAGGTGAAGTAATGCCATCGGAACACAGGGAATATGGCCGTGCAAATCTGGAAACCATTGACGCAACAAGCGATTTATTAAAATCCCTTACCTTAAATACGCAGGTATGGATGTCACATGGAGATACCATCACAAAAATCCCGGCTAATTTCAAGATTATTGCATCTACAAGCGATGTAAAGGTTGCAGCATTTAAAATTGAAGGAGAAAATACTTATGGAATCCAATTCCATCCTGAGGTTTATCACACCACGGAAGGATTAAAACTGCTGGAAAATTTCATTTCAGGTATTTGTCATTGTACGCGGAGCTGGACTCCGGCCTCCTTTATCGAAAGCACCATTGCTGAACTTAAGAGCAAAATCGGCGATGATAAAGTAGTATTGGGATTATCCGGGGGAGTCGACTCATCAGTTACTGCGGTACTTTTGCACAGGGCCATAGGTAAAAACCTTACCAGTATATTTGTTGACAACGGTTTATTGCGCAAAAACGAATTCGAAAAGGTACTGCAGTCATATAAAAACATGGGGCTCAACGTGATCGGGGTAAATGCAAAAGATAAATTTCTCGATGACTTAAGCGGTGTTGATGAACCGGAGAAAAAAAGGAAAATTATCGGCCGCGATTTCATTGAAGTTTTTGATGCAGAAGCACAAAAGATCAAAGATGTAAAATGGCTGGCCCAGGGCACTATTTATCCTGACGTTATAGAATCCATGTCGGTTAATGGCCCATCAGCCAAAATAAAATCGCATCACAATGTTGGCGGGCTGCCCAAAACCATGAAATTAAAAGTTATAGAACCCCTGCATCTTCTTTTTAAAGACGAGGTTCGCCTCGTTGGTACAGCTCTTGGAATTGATGATGTGATACTTAAACGCCATCCTTTCCCCGGACCAGGCCTGGCAATACGGATTATCGGTAAAATTACCCGGGAGAAAGTCAAGATTCTTCAGGAAGTTGATTCAATTTATATTCAAGGCTTAAGGGATTCCGGTTTATATGATAAGGTATGGCAGGCCGGAGCTATTTTACTGCCAGTACAGTCCGTGGGCGTAATGGGTGATGAAAGGACTTATGAAAATGTAGTTGCCTTGCGTGCCGTATCATCTACAGACGGTATGACAGCAGACTGGTCGCATCTGCCTTATGAATTTCTTCAGAAAATTTCCAATGAAATTATTAATAATGTAAAAGGTGTGAATCGTGTGGTCTTTGATATCAGTTCAAAACCACCTGCCACTATTGAATGGGAATAA
- a CDS encoding methyl-accepting chemotaxis protein — protein MSNLLIFILLLFFVIVPALVVLLNFTFKKSIAFNIGLITIFNVVVTAITIFFVAADGIIHLIWSIPVWIICATFSCYLLNKVLKIPLTSLVQKIELLSKGDINVNFNEKADENNHEIGQIDKALNEHTKKLNEVISSIMTASESIVGASSELSNNAQIMSQGASEQASSTEEVSSSMEEMVANIQQNSENAQQSEKIANSVVEKIEIMSKAAEQSLKSIHEIAEKITIINDISFQTNILALNAAVEAARAGEHGKGFAVVAGEVRKLAEHSKLAADEIQKLSSESVKNTQDAAKLFEEISPEILRTTKLVQEIAAASAEQNSGSSQINNAIQQLNNVTQQNAAASEEIATNSVELSSQSEQLKSLVSYFKLNNAGMKASNFNFSPSIHKTTAKISAPTIKTSEINTVKTTTVKKPAPAGKFKGYNIKLSENSRLDKDYERF, from the coding sequence ATGAGCAACTTATTAATTTTCATTCTACTACTTTTTTTTGTAATAGTTCCTGCACTTGTAGTCTTATTAAATTTCACCTTTAAAAAATCCATTGCTTTTAATATTGGATTAATTACCATATTTAATGTGGTTGTAACTGCAATTACGATATTTTTTGTTGCAGCAGACGGAATCATACATTTAATATGGTCAATCCCGGTCTGGATTATTTGTGCAACTTTCAGTTGTTATCTTTTAAACAAAGTATTAAAAATTCCTTTGACTTCTTTGGTTCAAAAAATTGAATTATTGAGCAAAGGAGATATCAATGTGAATTTCAATGAAAAAGCTGATGAGAACAACCATGAAATTGGACAAATAGATAAAGCCTTAAATGAACATACCAAGAAATTAAATGAAGTAATATCCAGCATAATGACGGCATCTGAAAGCATTGTGGGTGCAAGCAGTGAACTAAGCAATAATGCACAGATCATGTCGCAGGGTGCATCCGAGCAGGCTTCTTCTACCGAAGAGGTATCCTCGTCTATGGAAGAAATGGTAGCCAATATTCAACAAAATTCAGAAAATGCGCAGCAATCGGAAAAAATCGCCAATTCAGTGGTTGAAAAAATAGAAATAATGAGCAAAGCTGCTGAACAAAGCCTGAAATCGATTCATGAAATTGCAGAAAAAATCACAATTATCAATGATATCTCTTTTCAAACAAATATCCTGGCCCTAAATGCAGCTGTTGAAGCAGCCCGTGCAGGTGAACATGGAAAAGGATTTGCAGTGGTTGCCGGTGAAGTCAGAAAGCTTGCAGAACACAGTAAACTTGCTGCAGATGAAATTCAGAAACTTTCTTCAGAAAGTGTTAAAAACACCCAGGATGCGGCAAAGCTTTTTGAAGAAATTTCTCCGGAAATATTAAGGACGACGAAATTAGTCCAGGAAATTGCAGCAGCAAGTGCTGAACAAAACTCGGGAAGCAGTCAGATCAACAACGCCATTCAGCAACTTAATAATGTTACCCAACAAAATGCTGCTGCTTCTGAAGAGATCGCCACCAATTCAGTGGAATTGTCCTCACAATCCGAGCAGTTAAAATCGCTTGTTTCTTATTTTAAATTGAATAATGCCGGAATGAAAGCTTCAAATTTCAATTTTTCTCCTTCCATCCATAAGACAACAGCCAAAATATCTGCTCCAACGATAAAAACATCAGAAATAAATACAGTAAAAACAACGACTGTCAAAAAACCTGCACCAGCAGGAAAATTCAAAGGTTATAATATCAAATTGTCAGAAAACAGCCGTTTGGATAAAGATTACGAAAGATTTTAA
- a CDS encoding C1 family peptidase: MRKKYLLFAAILISSATFAQDKFDKGVFREYKPGFYQNSILKDNRDVEEQSEPVEKPKIFKMDFSGMSLPNKVSFYSNPFWHNPPISQGNTGTCWCFSTTSFYESEIYRLTKQKVKLSEMYTVYWEYVEKARRFVEERGNSVFDEGSECNALARIWKQYGIVPEADFKGLPEGRKFYNHEKLANEMKAYLNSLKTSNAWDEDEALATIKSILNHYIGVPPATVKVNGKNYTPQQYLKEVLKLDLDDYVDILSLEQEPFYKQVEYKVPDNWWHNKEYYNVPLKDFMAALKSAIRHGYSMAIGGDVSEAGFDRDTQAAVIPDFDIPSAYINDDARQFRFSNQTTTDDHGMHLVGYTEKDGKDWYLIKDSSAGSRNNDSSKPEFGYYFFHEDFVKLKMINFTVHKDAVKDLLKKFK, from the coding sequence ATGAGGAAAAAATATTTATTATTTGCTGCAATTTTGATCAGCAGTGCCACATTTGCGCAAGACAAATTTGACAAGGGTGTTTTCAGAGAGTATAAACCGGGATTTTATCAGAATTCCATTTTAAAAGATAACAGGGATGTTGAAGAGCAATCAGAACCCGTTGAAAAGCCCAAGATTTTCAAAATGGACTTTTCGGGTATGAGCCTGCCCAACAAAGTAAGTTTTTATTCAAATCCCTTTTGGCACAATCCTCCCATTTCACAAGGCAACACTGGTACATGCTGGTGTTTCTCAACCACTTCATTTTACGAATCAGAAATATACCGTTTGACCAAACAAAAAGTCAAACTGTCTGAAATGTACACCGTATATTGGGAATATGTTGAAAAGGCAAGAAGGTTTGTAGAAGAAAGGGGAAATTCCGTATTTGACGAAGGTTCAGAATGCAATGCCTTGGCAAGGATCTGGAAACAATATGGCATTGTTCCTGAAGCAGATTTCAAAGGATTGCCGGAAGGCCGTAAATTCTACAACCATGAAAAATTGGCCAATGAAATGAAAGCTTATCTCAATTCGCTAAAAACATCTAATGCATGGGATGAAGATGAAGCTCTTGCTACCATTAAATCTATCCTGAACCATTATATTGGAGTTCCTCCTGCCACCGTTAAAGTAAATGGTAAAAATTATACTCCTCAGCAATATCTCAAAGAAGTTCTGAAACTTGATCTTGACGACTATGTTGATATTCTTTCACTTGAACAGGAGCCCTTTTACAAACAAGTTGAATATAAAGTACCGGACAACTGGTGGCACAACAAAGAATATTATAATGTTCCCCTGAAAGATTTTATGGCAGCATTAAAATCGGCCATCAGGCATGGTTATTCAATGGCTATTGGCGGCGATGTTTCTGAAGCAGGTTTCGACAGGGATACCCAGGCAGCGGTTATCCCAGACTTCGATATTCCTTCGGCTTATATCAATGATGATGCACGTCAGTTCAGGTTTTCAAACCAGACCACTACCGATGATCATGGGATGCACCTGGTGGGATATACAGAAAAAGATGGCAAAGACTGGTATCTAATTAAAGATTCAAGTGCAGGTTCCAGGAATAATGATTCGAGCAAACCCGAATTTGGATATTATTTCTTCCATGAAGACTTTGTAAAATTGAAAATGATCAATTTCACCGTACATAAAGATGCTGTGAAAGATTTATTGAAAAAATTTAAATAG
- a CDS encoding MotA/TolQ/ExbB proton channel family protein: MLTSVILQITSPVTSNLVKVAPRQNIIDLMMKGGWIMVPLVILSIFAVYFIIDIYFLVKKSSRVDKNFIPGLVDMIKDGKIDSVKMMCNSSSSSLARIIGKGSEKIGQPISEIESSMELEARSEKARLENNLSFLGVISSIAPMFGFLGTIFGVIKIFYNISLADNISIGIISGGLYQKMISSASGLLIGIFAYAGFQYLRIRISRLMVQIEKDSNTFIEVLKEPVK, translated from the coding sequence ATGCTTACTTCAGTCATTCTTCAAATCACAAGTCCTGTTACTTCCAATCTGGTAAAGGTTGCCCCCAGGCAGAATATCATTGATCTAATGATGAAAGGTGGATGGATTATGGTTCCATTGGTTATTCTTTCAATTTTTGCGGTTTATTTTATCATTGATATTTATTTTCTCGTGAAAAAATCATCCAGGGTGGATAAGAATTTCATTCCTGGTTTAGTCGATATGATTAAAGACGGAAAAATTGATTCCGTGAAAATGATGTGCAATTCTTCCAGTTCTTCTCTGGCCAGAATAATAGGAAAGGGGTCTGAAAAAATCGGACAACCCATCAGCGAAATTGAATCATCCATGGAGTTGGAAGCCAGGTCAGAAAAAGCCAGGCTGGAAAACAACTTGTCTTTTTTGGGCGTTATTTCCTCTATTGCTCCTATGTTTGGCTTTTTAGGAACAATCTTCGGTGTGATAAAAATCTTTTACAATATCTCCTTAGCAGATAATATCAGCATAGGAATTATTTCAGGCGGACTTTATCAGAAGATGATCAGCTCGGCTTCAGGTTTGCTTATTGGTATTTTTGCCTATGCCGGTTTCCAGTATTTAAGGATCAGAATAAGCAGATTAATGGTACAAATTGAGAAGGACTCAAATACTTTTATTGAAGTGCTTAAAGAACCTGTAAAGTAG
- a CDS encoding biopolymer transporter ExbD codes for MKIDRSTNSDAEVYLGSFNDIMFFLLLFFLIVSTMVNPSVIKLMLPKASSGQTISKVNINLSVTKDLHYFLNDKPISFQEIEPTLTALIKNNKEPTVILRTDSELTIQQIVDVLEIGNRLKIKMVLATQSRQ; via the coding sequence ATGAAAATAGATAGAAGTACCAACAGTGATGCAGAAGTTTACCTGGGATCATTTAACGACATCATGTTTTTTCTCTTGTTGTTTTTCCTGATAGTCTCAACAATGGTAAACCCTTCAGTGATTAAATTGATGTTGCCCAAAGCTTCATCGGGCCAAACTATTTCCAAGGTGAACATCAATTTATCGGTTACCAAAGACCTGCATTATTTTTTAAATGATAAGCCTATTTCATTTCAGGAAATAGAACCTACACTTACTGCTTTAATTAAGAATAATAAGGAACCAACCGTTATTCTGAGAACGGATAGTGAGTTGACTATCCAGCAAATCGTGGATGTTTTAGAAATAGGTAACCGTCTTAAAATAAAAATGGTACTTGCCACTCAATCAAGACAATGA